From one Lycium ferocissimum isolate CSIRO_LF1 chromosome 5, AGI_CSIRO_Lferr_CH_V1, whole genome shotgun sequence genomic stretch:
- the LOC132057412 gene encoding DNA glycosylase/AP lyase ROS1-like: MNSAPIIEVPATPATIVEEPATPEPEQEAPEIDIEDAYFEDPNEIPTIELNMVQFTQNMKNFVQNSMELQHVEMSKALIALTPEVASIPTPKLKHISRLRTQHQVYELPDSHPLSEGLDKREPDDPCSYLLAIWTPG, encoded by the exons ATGAACTCCGCACCTATTATTGAGGTGCCAGCAACACCAGCGACCATCGTGGAAGAGCCTGCTACACCTGAGCCAGAGCAAGAGGCTCCTGAAATCGACATTGAAGATGCTTACTTTGAAGATCCTAATGAAATTCCtacaattgaattgaatatggtGCAGTTCACCCAAAATATGAAGAACTTTGTGCAAAACAGTATGGAGCTTCAACATGTTGAAATGTCAAAAGCCTTAATAGCTTTAACTCCAGAAGTTGCTTCAATTCCCACGCCTAAACTTAAGCATATAAGCCGGCTCAGAACTCAACATCAAGT CTATGAACTTCCGGATTCTCATCCTCTTTCGGAAGgg TTGGACAAAAGAGAACCAGATGATCCATGTTCCTATCTTCTGGCAATATGGACACCTG GTTGA
- the LOC132057411 gene encoding protein ROS1A: protein MEGRQGSLFPEPDDFQIGTSWFPATPAKPSFPPIWENRQQNQPAQINGVELQKFSQGEGVSQVNQLELRNFFQEPQGRQVAACCGSTNLSAGTAYFDTWEEAAVGGTKSEMYGDNNIKMCNNLSTDDVDQWSNVCSFGDLLALAHAAGSTAATENANADTNFTANGSFYSLVGSQDADGSSICSRFPFNLNSPTRMTDEGLSINNGFQFEPITPDQIKNKGLASDAPSLDINETPIARHLQSSEDTLKRAEASDPQANKEQSGLVLNISELQENQMLAKADEQDAEQNNTPQQKRRRKKHRPKVVIEGEHKRTPKPKTPQQHSSQEAKKERRKYVRRNKVEGPPSTPSDKVNIMTSHEGHLPSSGEIRRAKRTYVRGNQVNKLRPNPAEEGTIDPPNVSRPRRTCRKSLNFDSENSSHWPSSSVEDLHENQPNSSVHPGKGIEATTAKTELGSVDDITCSNQELKTCQTHHEMPYPDPSTLKIDLNHGKFTMSNQNEISRGKCKIVFSDETHDKQAGILEMTPKSPNSSNCSSSACLIQETPERALKRRHSFRTDEAEFYRTNVRGAYFNSMQAYQAILPANEPYAHSTQGMHFPAIYKKKRTEKSHPSGTSYTKPFTREINYLSLSQCNTGLSQASTSVNDKANNGMQNPELVPAFVEAEGLRRKRSKSISKVRDLASLLEICRHFPTTPVREAMVYEFGERYENSDQPNTCMEALVADTRAIMKTKKRSKRSILVSSTASHTHARQQFRTNARGSIPAITWRSPVDEIAERLQHLDLNRESIHQYQYEQNALVIYQRDGSIVPFSGSFVRKRRPRPKVDLDDETTRVWKLLLQDINSEGIDGTDEDKAKWWESERGVFHGRVDSFVSRMRLVQGDRRFSPWKGSVVDSVVGVFLTQNVSDHLSSSAFMSMAARFPLKSNTGIEKPEERTGIIIEEPEVSAPDPDDTIGWHDDQPTLGQEFFKISGADSDDEKTAVHSSESSENSTNCTSSTENSVLQQPGSSRESSCVHHESTTYGSATANATTSSFGDQVEPDDLLSSQNSVLSSQDSVNFSVVQTSERTESSNFSGSTSFLKLLHMAGTSKSHGVQDQKSENILAKKDIHGQLKHVACCSHFQKDEENHRGSIENDCPCSYLGSCAISNAEAQQIKCKDDLEEAAKLLDLSRELGAPEQSKLSAEPANQAQYGEMRETYISRNDHQSKVDTATIDDPVVNLELQIQIEESNYNMQRVAGAPAFSEAIVDVQEEVSVVVDSSKSAHTASRLNSNNNKNHAGSTLDRANHNTRAKKEHPGKEKQNVDWDSLRLQAQSNGKKRERTANTMDSLDWDAVRCADVNEIANTIRERGMNNMLAERIKDFLNRIFREHGSIDLEWLRDVPPDKAKEYLLSIRGLGLKSVECVRLLTLHNLAFPVDTNVGRIAVRLGWVPLQPLPESLQLHLLELYPVLESIQKYLWPRLCKLDQRTLYELHYHMITFGKVFCTKSKPNCNACPMRGECRHFASAFASARLALPAPEEKGIVSTTENKAAGQSPFQNFGRQPLPLPPANQIPLEHPKLINSAPIIEVPATPEPIVEEPATPEPEQEAPEIDIEDAYCEDPNEIPTIELNMAQFAQNVKNFVRNNMELQEVEMSKALVALTPQAASIPTPKLKHISRLRTEHQVYELPDAHPLLEGFEKREPDDPCSYLLAIWTPGETADSIQPPGGQCNYQDTGRLCDDETCFACNSIREAHAQTVRGTILIPCRTAMRGSFPLNGTYFQVNEVFADHDSSLKPIDVPRDWLWNLPRRTVYFGTSIPTIFKGLTTESIQHCFWRGFVCVRGFDKETRAPRPLMARLHFPASKLNRTKGKPDEN, encoded by the exons ATGGAGGGAAGGCAAGGAAGCTTATTTCCAGAACCAGATGATTTTCAGATTGGCACTTCATGGTTTCCAGCAACTCCAGCAAAACCAAGCTTCCCACCAATCTGGGAGAATAGGCAACAAAATCAGCCAGCTCAAATTAATGGGGTGGAGTTGCAAAAATTTTCACAAGGTGAAGGTGTGAGCCAAGTGAACCAGCTAGAATTGAGAAATTTCTTTCAAGAACCCCAAGGACGACAAGTGGCTGCATGCTGTGGTTCGACAAATTTGTCAGCTGGGACGGCGTATTTTGACACTTGGGAAGAAGCAGCAGTAGGAGGGACAAAATCCGAAATGTACGGGGACAACAATATTAAAATGTGCAATAACTTATCTACCGATGATGTGGACCAATGGAGCAATGTGTGCTCTTTCGGAGATCTCTTGGCCCTAGCACATGCTGCTGGCTCTACAGCCGCCACTGAAAATGCAAATGCAGATACTAATTTTACCGCGAATGGTTCTTTCTATTCCCTCGTCGGTTCTCAGGATGCAG ATGGAAGCTCTATTTGCTCGAGATTCCCTTTTAATCTGAATTCACCAACTAGAATGACAGATGAGGGCTTGAGCATCAACAATGGATTCCAGTTTGAACCAATAACACCAGATCAGATCAAGAACAAAGGGCTAGCATCTGATGCGCCAAGTCTAGACATTAACGAGACACCAATAGCAAGACATCTACAGTCAAGCGAAGATACATTAAAGAGAGCAGAAGCAAGTGATCCCCAAGCGAACAAAGAGCAGTCAGGGCTGGTCTTGAACATATCAGAATTGCAGGAGAATCAAATGCTTGCGAAGGCGGACGAACAGGATGCTGAACAGAATAATACACCACAGCAGAAACGAAGAAGGAAGAAGCACCGGCCTAAAGTGGTTATAGAAGGCGAGCATAAAAGGACTCCTAAACCGAAAACCCCCCAGCAGCATAGTTCGCAGGAAGCTAAAAAAGAGAGGAGGAAATATGTACGAAGAAACAAGGTTGAGGGACCTCCAAGCACACCCTCGGACAAGGTAAACATTATGACCAGTCACGAGGGCCATCTTCCTAGTTCCGGAGAAATCCGACGAGCAAAGAGGACGTATGTCAGAGGAAATCAAGTCAACAAGCTCAGACCAAATCCTGCCGAAGAGGGAACCATTGATCCACCAAATGTTTCTCGTCCCAGAAGAACCTGCAGGAAATCATTGAATTTTGATTCTGAAAACTCATCACACTGGCCATCTTCATCTGTGGAGGACTTGCATGAGAATCAACCCAACTCTAGTGTGCATCCTGGAAAGGGTATTGAAGCCACAACAGCAAAGACAGAACTGGGCTCAGTTGATGACATCACATGTTCGAATCAGGAGCTGAAAACTTGCCAAACACATCATGAAATGCCATACCCTGACCCTTCAACTCTGAAGATTGACCTGAATCATGGTAAATTTACCATGAGCAATCAAAATGAAATCTCAAGAGGAAAGTGTAAAATTGTTTTCTCGGATGAAACTCATGATAAACAGGCAGGCATTTTAGAAATGACACCAAAGAGCCCGAATAGTTCCAACTGCAGCAGCAGCGCATGCTTGATCCAGGAAACACCAGAAAGAGCCTTGAAAAGACGACATTCTTTTAGAACTGATGAAGCAGAATTTTACAGAACAAATGTCAGGGGAGCCTATTTCAACTCCATGCAGGCATATCAAGCAATTCTCCCAGCAAATGAACCTTATGCTCACAGTACCCAAGGGATGCATTTTCCTGCAATTTACAAGAAAAAGAGGACAGAGAAGAGCCATCCCTCAGGAACATCTTACACTAAGCCTTTTACACGTGAAATTAACTATCTGTCTTTGTCTCAATGCAACACTGGTCTTTCCCAAGCCAGTACATCTGTGAATGATAAAGCTAATAATGGAATGCAGAATCCGGAACTAGTACCAGCTTTTGTTGAAGCAGAGGggttaagaagaaaaagatcAAAAAGCATAAGTAAAGTACGTGACCTAGCATCACTGCTTGAAATTTGTAGACACTTTCCTACTACTCCTGTCAGAGAAGCAATGGTATATGAATTTGGAGAAAGATATGAAAACTCAGATCAGCCGAATACATGCATGGAAGCCCTGGTTGCCGACACCCGTGCaataatgaaaacaaaaaagcGGTCAAAGAGAAGCATCCTTGTCAGTTCCACAGCATCTCATACGCATGCCCGACAACAGTTCAGAACAAATGCTAGGG GTTCCATACCAGCTATAACATGGAGATCTCCAGTTGATGAAATTGCTGAACGCTTACAGCATCTTGATTTAAATAGAGAAAGCATCCATCAATACCAATATGAGCAAAATGCCCTTGTCATTTATCAAAGAGATGGGAGTATTGTCCCTTTTTCAGGCTCATTTGTTAGAAAACGACGACCGCGCCCGAAGGTTGACCTTGATGATGAGACCACTAGGGTTTGGAAGCTTTTGCTGCAGGACATAAATAGTGAAGGCATTGATGGTACAGATGAAGACAAGGCAAAATGGTGGGAATCAGAACGTGGAGTTTTTCATGGACGAGTAGACTCATTTGTCTCACGGATGCGTCTTGTTCAAG GAGACAGGCGATTCTCTCCTTGGAAGGGATCTGTTGTAGACTCCGTAGTTGGAGTTTTCCTGACACAGAATGTCTCAGACCACCTTTCTAG CTCTGCATTCATGTCAATGGCTGCTCGGTTCCCTCTCAAGTCAAACACCGGCATCGAAAAGCCCGAAGAGAGAACAGGGATCATAATTGAAGAACCTGAGGTGAGTGCCCCGGATCCTGATGATACAATTGGATGGCATGACGATCAACCAACTCTTGGTCAGGAGTTTTTCAAAATCTCTGGTGCAGACTCAGACGATGAAAAAACAGCTGTTCATAGCagtgaatcaagtgaaaatAGCACTAACTGCACTAGTTCAACTGAAAATTCTGTACTGCAGCAACCTGGTTCTTCTAGAGAAAGTTCATGTGTGCATCATGAATCAACAACGTATGGATCGGCTACAGCTAATGCAACAACAAGTTCTTTCGGGGATCAAGTAGAACCAGACGATTTGCTCTCTTCTCAGAATTCTGTACTTTCTTCTCAAGATTCTGTGAACTTTTCAGTTGTTCAAACTTCTGAAAGAACCGAATCAAGCAACTTTTCGGGCTCCACTTCATTTTTGAAGTTACTACATATGGCAGGAACTTCGAAATCACATGGAGTCCAGGATCAGAAAAGTGAAAACATCTTAGCGAAAAAGGATATACATGGCCAACTGAAACATGTGGCATGTTGTTCACACTTTCAGAAGGATGAGGAGAATCACAGAGGCTCAATAGAAAATGACTGTCCTTGTAGCTATTTGGGCTCATGTGCGATTTCTAATGCAGAAGCACAACAAATCAAGTGCAAAGACGATTTGGAAGAAGCTGCAAAACTTTTAGACCTCTCTAGAGAACTCGGTGCGCCTGAACAAAGTAAATTATCAGCAGAACCTGCAAATCAAGCACAGTATGGAGAGATGCGTGAGACTTACATCTCACGCAATGACCATCAAAGCAAGGTGGACACAGCAACAATTGATGATCCGGTAGTCAATCTTGAGCTACAAATTCAAATTGAAGAGAGCAACTACAATATGCAGCGAGTAGCAGGAGCACCAGCATTTTCAGAAGCCATTGTAGATGTCCAAGAGGAGGTCAGTGTAGTTGTTGATTCAAGTAAGTCTGCGCACACAGCTTCCAGGTTAaactcaaacaacaacaaaaatcacGCCGGTAGCACATTAGACAGAGCAAACCACAATACTAGAGCAAAAAAGGAACACCCTGGGAAAGAGAAACAGAATGTTGACTGGGACAGTTTAAGGTTACAGGCTCAGAGCAATGgtaagaaaagagaaaggaCAGCAAACACAATGGATTCACTGGATTGGGATGCTGTGAGGTGTGCGGATGTCAATGAGATAGCAAATACCATCAGGGAACGGGGAATGAACAATATGCTAGCGGAGAGAATCAAG GATTTCCTTAACCGGATTTTTAGAGAACATGGAAGTATAGATCTTGAATGGCTGAGAGACGTTCCACCAGACAAAGCAAA AGAGTATCTATTAAGCATCAGAGGATTGGGCCTGAAGAGCGTAGAGTGTGTGCGACTTTTAACACTTCACAACCTTGCTTTCCCT GTCGACACAAACGTTGGGCGTATAGCCGTTAGGCTGGGATGGGTGCCCCTGCAGCCACTGCCGGAGTCACTACAATTGCATCTTCTGGAACT GTACCCAGTGCTGGAGTCGATTCAAAAGTACCTCTGGCCACGTCTCTGCAAGCTTGATCAGAGAACATT ATATGAGTTGCATTACCATATGATCACTTTTGGAAAG GTCTTCTGTACAAAAAGCAAACCCAACTGCAACGCTTGTCCAATGAGAGGAGAATGCAGACACTTTGCAAGTGCTTTTGCAAG CGCAAGGCTTGCCCTGCCAGCACCAGAAGAGAAAGGTATTGTAAGTACAACAGAGAACAAAGCAGCTGGACAGAGTCCATTCCAAAATTTCGGTCGACAGCCGCTGCCCTTACCCCCGGCTAATCAAATACCATTAGAGCATCCCAAATTGATCAACTCCGCACCTATTATCGAAGTGCCAGCAACACCAGAGCCCATTGTCGAAGAGCCTGCCACACCTGAGCCAGAGCAAGAAGCTCCTGAAATTGACATTGAAGATGCTTACTGTGAAGATCCTAATGAAATTCCTACAATAGAATTGAATATGGCGCAGTTCGCTCAAAATGTGAAGAACTTTGTGCGAAACAATATGGAGCTTCAAGAGGTAGAAATGTCAAAAGCCTTAGTAGCTTTAACTCCACAAGCTGCTTCAATTCCGACGCCTAAACTAAAGCATATAAGCCGGCTCAGAACCGAACATCAAGT GTATGAACTTCCGGATGCTCATCCTCTTTTGGAAGGG TTCGAGAAAAGAGAACCAGATGATCCATGCTCCTATCTTCTGGCAATATGGACACCTG GTGAAACAGCGGATTCTATTCAGCCACCGGGGGGACAGTGCAACTACCAAGACACTGGTAGACTATGTGATGATGAAACATGTTTTGCATGCAATAGCATACGTGAAGCACATGCTCAAACGGTGAGAGGGACAATTCTG ATACCATGTAGAACTGCTATGAGAGGAAGCTTTCCGCTCAATGGTACATACTTTCAGGTTAACGAG GTCTTTGCGGACCATGACTCCAGCCTCAAGCCAATTGATGTCCCAAGAGATTGGCTATGGAATCTGCCACGACGGACAGTTTACTTCGGAACCtctattccaacaatattcaaag GCCTAACCACAGAAAGTATCCAACATTGCTTTTGGAGAG GGTTTGTTTGTGTGAGGGGTTTTGACAAGGAGACACGAGCCCCAAGACCACTGATGGCACGGTTGCACTTTCCAGCCAGCAAGTTGAATAGGACAAAAGGAAAGCCAGATGAAAACTAG